The genomic interval GGCCAGTGGTGCGGCCAGCATCTATGCCCGGCAAGGGAAGGTGGCCATTCGCCTGGGCATCGTTTTAGAACTCGCTACTGTCACCGGTGGGATTACGGGAGGCGTCCTGGCCGGATGGCTGTCGGAACAGATCCTCAGTTTTCTCTTCGCTCTGCTGCTGATTTTCACGGCCTGGACGATGATGCACACGGCCAACCAGACGGAACGGGCCTCCGATCGTCCTGGTGAGGGCCATGAGGAGAAAGCCAGCGACATTCCCGGGAAAAATCTCCCCCTCGGACTCGGTGGATCTTTCGTCGCCGGGATGAGTGCCGGATTGCTCGGCATCGGCGGTGGCGTCATCAAGGTTCCTCTCATGCATGAAGTCATGGGTGTGCCGTTCAAAATTGCGACGGCGACATCCACTTTTATGATGGGCGTGACGGCTACGGCGACGGCCTTGATCTATTACTCGCGCGGGGACATTGATCCGTTGCTGGCCGCACCGATGATCCTGGGAATCCTGCTCGGAGCGAGTGGAGGAGCCCGTCTGTCTGAACGATTGCCCACACGCCTGTTGAAGCTGAGTTTTGCCGGTGTCTTACTCTATTTCGCTCTTGTGCTCCTGTTACGGTCCTTAGGGATGTCTCCTTTTCACGGACGATGAACGCGACATCGGAGCGGCTGAATCTGCTTTTGGCGCGGCTTCTGCTCGGCTGCATCTGGGGGAGCCTTGTGTTGCTGACTGTGGGGGTGATACTGGTGGTGATCGAGAACCCTCGTCAGATTCATCCGCTTCCTCTGTTGAGTCCGGCTGAGCTTCTCTCCCGCATGAGAATCGCGCGAGGAGAAGTGCTGGTCAATCTGGGATTGCTGGTGATCCTTCTCACGCCCATTGTTCGGGTGGTGACGCTGGCCATCTACTTCCTCACCCGCAAAGAAGGGAAATACGGGCTCGTCTCGTTGCTCACTCTTTTTCTCCTGCTGTCCGATCTTTTCGCTGCCCTGCGGTAACGCTCGTGCCCTGATAGGCGGTGGGCCACCAATAACCGGTAATGAGCAAAACGCCAGAGGGGTAACTCGTTACCGGGTGATCCCCGCCCTCCGGTTTCATCGGCTGAAATAGTGGAACTTATCGCGTCTCTGGAACGTCTATACAGACGTAAAGTGAAACCGCAAGGGAGTGACAAACGTATCAGGTAGCGTGGCGAAAGGAATGGACGGCACGATGTGCTCGGAAGCAGCACAGGGAATTTTAGATTGGCAACTGGTGCGAGCCTCGGCGGCGGGTGATGAACAGGCCTTCGAGCAGCTTTACCGCCGGTACAGCCGACGTGTCTACTCCCTCTGCCTGCGAATCTTAGGAAATCCCGCTGATGCGGAGGATGTGACTCAGGAGGTCTTCCTTCAGCTTTTCCGCAAACTGGGAACGTTTCGGGGGGATGCGGCCTTCACGACCTGGCTTCATCGGATGACGGTCAATGCTGCGCTCATGCACTTGCGAAAGAGCGTCGTGCGCCACGAAGAGGCGCAGGCCGATGAGCAGATTCGCGGACTGACTGATGCCCGCGCCCACGAACGAGGCGCACTCCCGCTCATTGATCGCATCGCGCTGGAGCGGGCCATTCAGCAATTGCCGCCGGGGTATCGAACCGTCTTTGTGCTCCATGATGTGGAAGGATACGAGCACGAGGAGATCGCGCGGATGCTCGGCATCAGCGTGGGAACGACCAAATCCCAGCTTCACAAAGCCCGCATGAAACTGCGTCAAATGCTCACGGCGAGCGCCGAACAATCCCCTTCCGCCTAAAAATGGGGTGCCGCCTGACCCGGTTCTCCGAGGAGCGACGAATATCCCCCTGCGTTTCCGACCACAACCAACAGTTTCCCCACGCCCGGT from Blastocatellia bacterium carries:
- a CDS encoding DUF1634 domain-containing protein, producing the protein MNATSERLNLLLARLLLGCIWGSLVLLTVGVILVVIENPRQIHPLPLLSPAELLSRMRIARGEVLVNLGLLVILLTPIVRVVTLAIYFLTRKEGKYGLVSLLTLFLLLSDLFAALR
- a CDS encoding RNA polymerase sigma factor; this translates as MDGTMCSEAAQGILDWQLVRASAAGDEQAFEQLYRRYSRRVYSLCLRILGNPADAEDVTQEVFLQLFRKLGTFRGDAAFTTWLHRMTVNAALMHLRKSVVRHEEAQADEQIRGLTDARAHERGALPLIDRIALERAIQQLPPGYRTVFVLHDVEGYEHEEIARMLGISVGTTKSQLHKARMKLRQMLTASAEQSPSA
- a CDS encoding sulfite exporter TauE/SafE family protein encodes the protein MTPVGLLLIIVLGVGVGAFGSLLGVGGGLIMVPFLHLIFHAPFRTAIGISLLSIIATASGAASIYARQGKVAIRLGIVLELATVTGGITGGVLAGWLSEQILSFLFALLLIFTAWTMMHTANQTERASDRPGEGHEEKASDIPGKNLPLGLGGSFVAGMSAGLLGIGGGVIKVPLMHEVMGVPFKIATATSTFMMGVTATATALIYYSRGDIDPLLAAPMILGILLGASGGARLSERLPTRLLKLSFAGVLLYFALVLLLRSLGMSPFHGR